From the genome of Candidatus Competibacteraceae bacterium:
CAGCGCGAACCCACCCAGCACCACATCGTCGTCGATATGGACATGGCCCGCCAGCGATGCGCCGTTGGCGAAAATGGTCCGGTCGCCAATCACGCAATCGTGGGCGATGTGGACATAGGCCATGATCCAGTTATCGTCGCCCAACCGGGTCAGGCCGGCATCCTGCACCGTGCCACGGTTAATCGTCACGAATTCGCGGATGGTGTTACGGTCACCGATCTCCAGGCGAGTCGGCTCACCGTTATATTTCTTGTCCTGCGGGATTTCGCCCAGCGAGCTGAACTGATAAATCCGGTTGTCGCGACCGATCCGCGTCGGCCCCTGAATCACGACATGCGGGCCGATCCAAGTACCAGTGTCAATCTCCACGCCTGGACCGATGATGGAAAAGGGACCAACCGCCACATCCGCCGCCAATCGGGCCGAAGGGTCCACCACGGCGCGCGCATCGATCACAAGTGAATGCCTCGCTTGGCACACATCAACTCAGCGCTCGCCGCCAGTTGGCCATCCACCTTGGCTTCGCAGATAAACTTGCCGATATCGCGCTTGATACGCTCCAGCCGTACTTCCAGGATCAACTGATCGCCCGGCCCAACCGGCCGCTTGAAACGGGCGTTATCCACCCCGGCCAAGTAATACATCGACTGGCGATCCGGTCGCACGCCATCGCTCTTGAACGCCAGAATTCCGGTCGCCTGCGCCAGCGCTTCCAGGATCAGTACGCCAGGCATGATCGGCCGTTGTGGGAAATGGCCGAGGAAAAACGGTTCGTTGAAGCTGACGTTCTTGAGGCCAATCAGCGACAGCCCCGGTTCGATGGCCAGAACCCGGTCGACCAGTAAAAAGGGATACCGGTGCGGCAGGTATTCCAAAATCTCCTGAATATCCATCGGTTCCAAAACCTTATCCTCTCAAATGGAGCCATTTCGACTGATTTTTTCCAGTGCCGCCACCCGCCGGAACAGCTCGTCCAAGCGACGCAGGCGGGCGCTGATCTTATTCCAAAGTCGGTTCGGCTCCACTGCCAAACCCGAAGAGTAGGCACCCGGTTCGGCAATGGATCGGGCCACCAGCGACATACCGGTCACTTGCACGCGATCGGCGATCTCCAGATGGCCGGCGACGCCGACCCCGCCGCCCAGCATGCAATGGCGCCCGATGCGGGCGCTGCCCGCGATACCGACGCAACCGGCCAACGCGCTGTGGGCGCCAACCCGCACGTTGTGAGCAATCTGAATCTGGTTATCCAGCTTGACCCCCTCCTCGATCACGGTATCTTCCAGGGCACCGCGATCGATCGTGGTATTGGCACCGATCTCGACATCGTCGCCGATCCAAACACCGCCGAGCTGCGGCACCTTGACCCAGTGTCCATCCGGCCCGAGCGCCAGACCGAAACCGTCGCTGCCGATCACCGCGCCTGGATGCACCAGC
Proteins encoded in this window:
- the lpxD gene encoding UDP-3-O-(3-hydroxymyristoyl)glucosamine N-acyltransferase is translated as MTTLGEVAAAANARLQGCDATTVITGVAPLDGAESGQISFLTHPRYRPFLAHTRAAAVILSPEDAASCPVPALVATNPHVAYARAAALFVPTTGPHGGIHPTAWVDPSAQVAASAWIGPQCTVEAGAVVGEEVCVGPNCVIGEQAVVGAETRLVAQVTLCHRVHIGRRVLVHPGAVIGSDGFGLALGPDGHWVKVPQLGGVWIGDDVEIGANTTIDRGALEDTVIEEGVKLDNQIQIAHNVRVGAHSALAGCVGIAGSARIGRHCMLGGGVGVAGHLEIADRVQVTGMSLVARSIAEPGAYSSGLAVEPNRLWNKISARLRRLDELFRRVAALEKISRNGSI
- the lpxA gene encoding acyl-ACP--UDP-N-acetylglucosamine O-acyltransferase, which codes for MIDARAVVDPSARLAADVAVGPFSIIGPGVEIDTGTWIGPHVVIQGPTRIGRDNRIYQFSSLGEIPQDKKYNGEPTRLEIGDRNTIREFVTINRGTVQDAGLTRLGDDNWIMAYVHIAHDCVIGDRTIFANGASLAGHVHIDDDVVLGGFALVYQFTRLGIHSFCGFACGVHRDVPPYVTVAGYRAEPYGINAEGLRRRGFSDEEIQAIRRAYKVIYRSNMRLDEATEKVREMTVEWPRLGVLAEFLTAPSRNGVVR
- the fabZ gene encoding 3-hydroxyacyl-ACP dehydratase FabZ, encoding MDIQEILEYLPHRYPFLLVDRVLAIEPGLSLIGLKNVSFNEPFFLGHFPQRPIMPGVLILEALAQATGILAFKSDGVRPDRQSMYYLAGVDNARFKRPVGPGDQLILEVRLERIKRDIGKFICEAKVDGQLAASAELMCAKRGIHL